Sequence from the Pseudomonas frederiksbergensis genome:
GCTGACTTGCTTGTACACGACGGGGCCGAGGGGTTGTTCGACGATCTGCTGAACACCTATGGGCAGTATTCGGGCGTGTCCGGCGTACAACCCAAGGTACTCATACGCGATAGCGCATCGACAGTCGATCGCTTGACCCACCGGGGTGCCACACACCTGATCAAGGCTTTTCGCGCGGACGAGTTTCCCGAGCTGGCCGCCAACGAGTTTTTTTGTATGCGGGCCGCATTGCATGCAGGGCTTGAGGTGCCGGAGTTCGAGCTCAGTGAACGCGGTAAATTTCTGATCGTGAAGCGTTTTGATTTATCACGCGCTGGCGAATACCTGGGCTTTGAGGACTTCTGTGTGCTCAACGGCTCTCCTTCTAAAACCAAATACGACGGTTCGTATGAAGGCGCGGCCCGGCAGATCAAGGCGTACGTTTCACCTCATAAGCTCAATCAGGCGCTGGAGTCTCTGTTTAAAATCGTGGCGCTTTCGGCTGGTTTGAAAAATGGTGATGCGCACCTGAAGAATTTCGGGGTGCTCTATGACCACTGTGGCGCTGACGCATCTATCAGGCTCGCACCCGCCTACGACCTGGTCAGTACTGCGGTTTACATTCGTAATGACAACATGGCGCTCCTGCTGGGCGGCTCCAAAGCGTGGCCGAAATATAAGATGCTGATGGGGTTTGGTCGCTCAGCCTGCAACTTGACAGAGAAGCGCTGCAAGGAATTGTTGGAGCAGGTGGTTCATGGAATGGATATCGCCTTGGTCGAAATGCGTCGCTACATGAATAGTCATCAGCCGTTCCGAGCGACAGGGGAAGCAATGGTCGACGCTTGGACATCGGGCCTTGCACGCAGCCTTAAACCCAGCGCCGACTGACCCTCGCCACAGGGCTTGGGTTCTCTGGGCGAAGGTCATCGCGAGCAAGCTCGCCCACAGGGGCTTGGTGTTGTCGCAGCTATTGCGGTCACACCGCTTCCAATGTGGGAGCGAGCTTGCTCGCGATAGGGCCCTGCCCGGCACTGAAAATCCTTAACGCAACCCATCCCGGAACTGCCCCGGCGTCATGCCCGTCCAGCGCTTGA
This genomic interval carries:
- a CDS encoding type II toxin-antitoxin system HipA family toxin, translated to MADEQGLDRLQVTISKTAVGVLGRGQQRSESVFAYSTGAQEEQSVSLTMPVRLEGYAWAPGVPPIFEMNLPEGALRDELVRRFSKAVRGFDDFAMLAIVGPHQLGRVGIGRLEIPAGPPETSLADLLVHDGAEGLFDDLLNTYGQYSGVSGVQPKVLIRDSASTVDRLTHRGATHLIKAFRADEFPELAANEFFCMRAALHAGLEVPEFELSERGKFLIVKRFDLSRAGEYLGFEDFCVLNGSPSKTKYDGSYEGAARQIKAYVSPHKLNQALESLFKIVALSAGLKNGDAHLKNFGVLYDHCGADASIRLAPAYDLVSTAVYIRNDNMALLLGGSKAWPKYKMLMGFGRSACNLTEKRCKELLEQVVHGMDIALVEMRRYMNSHQPFRATGEAMVDAWTSGLARSLKPSAD